The following are from one region of the Chloroflexia bacterium SDU3-3 genome:
- a CDS encoding MFS transporter has translation MARMKLTTQAASSAPDSPDAKGVSPALATFLRGFRALRIRNYRLFWCGQLISLIGTWMQSTAQSWLVLQLTQSPLALGLVTMLQFLPAMLLSLFGGAIADRLPKYRVVLGTQTAALIQAALFGGLIVSGTIQLWHVYILALALGVINALDTPTRQAFVAELVGREDMANAVALNSLLFNGARIIGPAVAGVLIARIGMAPAFVLNAVSFVGVLAGLLMMRPAEFRAAPARPTLSVGKSIAEALQYTWRTPAVLLVMLVMAFIGTFGYNFNVVLPLISGFVLHTNAEGFGILSASLGVGSLLGALVVAFAGEVNNRRLLGGAALFSLLLGGAALVSNFWLSLLLLAALGFAGIIFTTSANTLIQLAVPDALRGRVMSLYWLLFAGSTPIGSLLIGSLSDHVGVSATLVLCAALCMGGVGLATLYERRMRAR, from the coding sequence ATGGCACGAATGAAACTGACAACCCAGGCGGCGTCGAGCGCGCCTGATAGCCCCGACGCCAAAGGCGTGTCGCCAGCGCTGGCCACCTTTCTGCGTGGGTTTCGCGCGCTGCGCATCCGCAACTATCGCCTGTTCTGGTGCGGGCAGCTGATCTCGCTGATCGGCACCTGGATGCAGTCCACCGCCCAGTCGTGGCTGGTGCTCCAGCTCACGCAGTCGCCGCTGGCGCTGGGCCTGGTCACCATGCTGCAGTTCCTGCCCGCCATGCTGCTCTCGCTGTTTGGCGGGGCGATCGCCGACCGGCTGCCAAAGTACCGCGTGGTGCTGGGCACCCAGACCGCCGCGCTCATCCAGGCGGCGCTGTTCGGCGGCCTGATCGTCTCGGGCACGATCCAGCTGTGGCACGTCTACATCCTCGCGCTGGCGCTGGGCGTGATCAACGCGCTCGACACGCCGACCCGCCAGGCCTTCGTGGCCGAGCTGGTGGGGCGCGAGGATATGGCCAATGCGGTGGCGCTTAACTCGCTGCTATTCAATGGGGCGCGCATTATCGGGCCTGCCGTGGCGGGCGTGCTGATCGCCAGAATCGGCATGGCCCCAGCGTTTGTGCTCAATGCGGTCAGCTTCGTGGGCGTGCTGGCGGGCCTGCTGATGATGCGCCCGGCGGAGTTCCGCGCCGCGCCCGCCCGCCCTACGCTCTCGGTTGGCAAAAGCATCGCCGAGGCGCTGCAGTATACTTGGCGAACCCCCGCCGTGCTGCTGGTGATGCTGGTGATGGCCTTCATCGGCACGTTTGGCTACAACTTCAATGTGGTGCTGCCGCTGATCTCGGGCTTTGTGCTGCATACCAACGCCGAGGGCTTCGGAATCCTCTCGGCCTCGCTGGGCGTGGGGTCGCTGCTAGGGGCGCTGGTGGTGGCCTTCGCGGGCGAGGTGAACAACCGGCGGCTGCTGGGCGGGGCCGCGCTGTTCAGTCTGCTGCTGGGCGGGGCCGCGCTGGTATCGAACTTCTGGCTCTCGCTGCTGCTGCTGGCCGCGCTGGGCTTCGCGGGGATCATCTTCACCACCTCGGCGAACACGCTCATCCAGCTGGCGGTGCCCGATGCGCTGCGTGGCCGCGTGATGAGCCTGTACTGGCTGCTCTTCGCGGGCAGCACGCCGATCGGCTCGCTGCTGATCGGCTCGCTCTCGGATCATGTGGGGGTCTCGGCCACGCTGGTGCTGTGCGCGGCGCTGTGCATGGGCGGGGTAGGGCTGGCCACGCTCTACGAGCGGCGCATGCGAGCGCGCTAG
- a CDS encoding MarR family transcriptional regulator — MSQRWTHEQIADELIVLLPLLNRIVAGAVRRETGEETTMPQFRVLGLLAEAAQTSSALARRRRVSLQSMGELVQALVLRGWVERFPAPHDRRQQLLRLSELGRAKYALAQQQTMRSLLPLLAALRDDEIDAVQRALPALHRILTQDEGSPTDGTNETDNPGGVERA; from the coding sequence ATGAGCCAGCGTTGGACCCACGAGCAGATCGCCGACGAGCTGATCGTGCTGCTGCCCCTGCTGAATCGGATTGTTGCGGGCGCGGTGCGGCGCGAGACAGGCGAGGAGACCACCATGCCGCAGTTTCGCGTGCTGGGCCTGCTGGCCGAGGCGGCCCAGACATCCTCGGCCCTGGCGCGGCGGCGGCGGGTCAGCCTGCAGTCGATGGGCGAGCTGGTGCAGGCGCTGGTGCTGCGCGGCTGGGTCGAGCGCTTCCCTGCGCCCCACGACCGCCGCCAGCAGCTGCTACGCCTGAGCGAGCTTGGCCGCGCCAAATATGCGCTGGCCCAGCAGCAGACGATGCGCAGCCTGCTGCCGCTGCTGGCGGCCTTGCGCGATGATGAGATCGACGCAGTGCAGCGCGCGCTTCCTGCGCTGCACCGCATACTGACGCAGGACGAAGGGTCGCCTACCGATGGCACGAATGAAACTGACAACCCAGGCGGCGTCGAGCGCGCCTGA
- a CDS encoding DUF11 domain-containing protein, whose protein sequence is MVVLLLLAALLPQASAHAEGSGSLASSGGYRPYLEWAPGTYNGNIERKTILSVYVNAGETINLGSSVTTSSDGQDIVYRSPAGTQNGTCDVLAGGYAFIDTVAKESAGPLPNAGGYTPCTITAAETGIYEVEFHSPGSGNPTPAIAVTGAFPANANQASTVAAWDITVRDSGGAAKPGRVFTSYLAMNMGANFGNPTQGVSSEMYIQTSDGYRYRIDLNNLDPFGFIFFSNNKGFRDLATGNALYRSVQFTGANPGQLPSTVDLHLPGTPDTATDITQKIFFETPSSDLPAQASSPSGTTWLLVAPVAPPTPSNFIFTGSEGTPGAAGTSPLNGNFSFDTPNNGSYSIIIDANGDGIYGNANDRILLGTATAGSNTVPWDGRDANGMQLPAGNMTYGAEIELFAGEVHFPFFDAEHNPNGIIIERVVDPGTTASPPDPYQVYYDDTYYYDGTNTYDYSLCAQGQTPSAPAAANIFSGGCYGIAPTPRSARAGVLSTTGAQAYSDNFGNIRGIDTWVYYPSQKVGLAQPLALRESDLQITKTHSPATVVPGQQMQYTVTVHNAGPSDVTGARVQDTVPAALSGVTWSCAVTTGTGACTSPTGSGNAIDTLVNLATGATATFTIVGTLSPSVAGTISNTATVTRPNDVTDPNLTNNTATDIATVAENPQIGVAKRVLSNIDNNDGTFDVTYEVLVRNLGNVALQQVQLSDNLATTFAGAQAFQVVSAPSSPTLATQGAYTGSAPNINLLQGTDTLAVGASGTVQLTVRVTPGTLAGPYNNQVTASGTTSGGTPTTDLSQNGNTPDPNGNGDPGDPGEDTPTPVTFTLPPPPQIGVAKRVLSNVDNHDGTFDVTYEVLVRNLGNVALQQVQLSDNLATTFAGAQAFQVVSAPSSPTLATQSAYTGRAPNINLLQGTDTLAIGASGTVQLTVRVTPGTLAGPYNNQVTASGTTSGGIPTTDLSQNGTNPDPNGNSNPGDPGEDTPTPVTFKTPTAITLSALTATRQAAGGVLVGWATSAEQDTAGFSIYRGATSSFAAAAKVSGALIPATGGQRPASYTWLDTAPTEGAYYWLVEVDTRGKAHAYGPVRATPAPAAGTSVIYLPLLAR, encoded by the coding sequence GTGGTGGTGCTCCTGCTGCTGGCGGCGCTGCTGCCCCAGGCCTCGGCGCACGCCGAGGGCAGCGGCTCGCTCGCCTCTAGCGGTGGCTACCGCCCCTACCTCGAGTGGGCACCAGGAACCTACAACGGGAACATTGAGCGCAAGACTATTCTGAGCGTCTACGTGAACGCGGGCGAGACCATCAACTTGGGATCGAGCGTGACCACCAGCTCGGATGGCCAGGACATCGTCTACCGCAGCCCCGCCGGAACCCAGAACGGCACCTGCGATGTGCTGGCCGGGGGCTACGCCTTCATTGACACCGTAGCCAAGGAGAGCGCCGGCCCGCTGCCGAACGCAGGTGGCTACACGCCCTGCACGATCACCGCCGCCGAGACCGGCATCTACGAGGTCGAGTTCCACAGCCCCGGCTCGGGCAACCCCACGCCTGCCATAGCGGTCACGGGGGCCTTCCCTGCCAACGCCAACCAGGCCAGCACCGTGGCCGCATGGGACATCACGGTGCGCGACAGCGGCGGGGCAGCCAAGCCAGGGCGCGTGTTCACCAGCTATCTGGCCATGAACATGGGGGCCAACTTTGGCAATCCTACCCAGGGCGTCAGCTCCGAGATGTACATCCAGACCTCGGATGGCTACCGCTACCGTATTGACCTGAATAACCTTGACCCATTTGGCTTCATCTTCTTCTCGAATAACAAGGGCTTCCGCGATCTCGCGACCGGCAACGCGCTCTACCGCTCGGTGCAGTTCACCGGCGCCAACCCCGGCCAGCTGCCGTCGACGGTCGACCTGCACCTGCCGGGCACGCCCGACACGGCCACCGACATCACCCAGAAGATCTTCTTCGAGACGCCTAGCAGCGATCTGCCCGCCCAGGCCTCCTCGCCCAGCGGCACCACATGGCTGCTGGTTGCGCCAGTGGCCCCGCCCACGCCCAGCAACTTCATCTTCACCGGCAGCGAGGGCACGCCAGGCGCCGCAGGCACCTCGCCGCTCAATGGCAACTTCTCGTTTGACACGCCGAACAATGGCAGCTACTCGATCATCATCGACGCCAATGGCGACGGCATCTACGGCAACGCCAACGACCGCATCCTGCTGGGCACCGCCACAGCGGGCAGCAACACCGTGCCCTGGGATGGCCGCGATGCCAACGGCATGCAGCTGCCTGCGGGCAATATGACCTACGGCGCGGAGATCGAGCTGTTCGCGGGCGAGGTGCACTTCCCATTCTTCGACGCCGAGCACAACCCCAACGGCATCATCATCGAGCGCGTAGTCGACCCCGGCACCACCGCCAGCCCGCCCGACCCCTACCAGGTGTACTACGACGACACCTACTACTACGACGGCACCAACACCTACGACTACAGCCTCTGCGCGCAGGGGCAGACGCCCAGCGCACCTGCGGCGGCCAACATCTTCAGCGGCGGCTGCTACGGCATCGCGCCCACGCCGCGCAGCGCCCGCGCGGGCGTGCTGAGCACCACTGGCGCGCAGGCCTACAGCGACAACTTCGGCAACATCCGCGGTATTGATACCTGGGTCTACTACCCCTCGCAGAAGGTCGGTCTGGCCCAGCCCTTGGCCCTGCGCGAGTCCGATCTGCAGATCACCAAGACCCACAGCCCGGCCACCGTGGTGCCCGGCCAGCAGATGCAGTACACCGTGACGGTGCACAACGCAGGCCCCAGCGATGTGACCGGCGCGCGGGTGCAAGATACCGTCCCCGCCGCGCTCTCCGGGGTCACCTGGTCGTGCGCGGTCACCACGGGCACTGGCGCGTGCACGTCGCCCACCGGCAGCGGCAACGCGATCGACACGCTGGTGAATCTGGCCACGGGCGCAACTGCGACCTTCACTATTGTTGGCACGCTCTCGCCCTCGGTCGCTGGCACGATCAGCAACACCGCCACCGTCACTCGCCCGAACGACGTGACCGACCCGAATCTGACCAACAACACCGCCACCGACATCGCCACTGTGGCCGAGAACCCGCAGATCGGCGTGGCCAAGCGGGTGCTCTCCAATATCGATAATAACGACGGTACCTTTGACGTGACCTACGAGGTGCTGGTGCGCAACCTGGGCAACGTGGCGCTGCAGCAGGTGCAGCTGAGCGACAACCTGGCCACCACCTTCGCGGGCGCACAGGCCTTCCAGGTGGTGAGCGCACCATCCAGCCCCACCCTGGCCACCCAGGGCGCCTACACTGGCAGCGCACCCAACATCAACCTGCTGCAGGGCACCGACACGCTGGCGGTCGGCGCGAGCGGCACCGTGCAGCTGACCGTGCGCGTGACGCCGGGCACCCTGGCCGGGCCGTATAACAACCAGGTGACCGCCAGCGGCACCACCTCGGGCGGCACGCCCACCACCGACCTTTCGCAGAATGGCAATACCCCCGATCCCAACGGCAACGGCGACCCCGGCGACCCCGGCGAGGACACCCCCACCCCTGTCACATTCACCCTGCCGCCGCCGCCCCAGATCGGCGTGGCTAAGCGGGTGCTCTCCAATGTTGACAACCACGATGGTACCTTTGATGTGACCTACGAGGTGCTGGTGCGCAACCTGGGCAATGTGGCGCTGCAGCAGGTGCAGCTGAGCGACAACCTCGCCACCACCTTCGCGGGCGCACAGGCCTTCCAGGTGGTGAGCGCGCCATCCAGCCCCACCCTGGCCACCCAGAGCGCCTACACGGGTCGCGCGCCCAACATCAACCTGCTGCAGGGCACCGACACCCTGGCCATCGGCGCGAGCGGCACCGTGCAGCTGACCGTGCGCGTGACGCCAGGCACCCTGGCCGGACCATATAACAACCAGGTGACTGCCAGCGGCACCACCTCGGGCGGCATCCCCACCACCGATCTCTCGCAAAACGGCACCAACCCCGACCCCAACGGTAACAGCAACCCGGGCGACCCCGGCGAGGACACCCCCACGCCCGTCACCTTCAAGACGCCTACCGCGATCACGCTCAGCGCGCTCACGGCCACGCGCCAGGCCGCTGGCGGCGTGCTGGTGGGCTGGGCCACCAGCGCCGAGCAGGATACCGCCGGGTTCTCGATCTACCGAGGCGCGACCAGCAGCTTCGCGGCGGCGGCCAAAGTGAGCGGCGCGCTCATCCCGGCCACGGGCGGCCAGCGGCCCGCCAGCTACACGTGGCTGGATACCGCGCCGACCGAGGGCGCATACTACTGGCTAGTGGAGGTGGACACCCGCGGCAAGGCCCACGCCTACGGCCCGGTGCGGGCCACACCCGCCCCGGCGGCTGGCACGAGCGTGATCTACCTGCCCTTGCTGGCGCGGTAG
- a CDS encoding DUF4255 domain-containing protein, with translation MMATYRAVASTCEAVMRLLKQSWSKPLFDNQDLVFEVYQTADFTSPMSFGVSLFLYRVSVSRVQRTPPSRPGPDGRPRRSQLPLELHMLLTPWATDASLAQEILGWMLRTLESTPIIPSGILNSSADGVFHADETVELIPSELSNEELFRIWDVVDEKFHVSVPYIARLVRIDSEIEESDGGPVLQRDLNFGTLREP, from the coding sequence ATGATGGCAACATACCGCGCGGTCGCCTCGACCTGCGAGGCGGTGATGCGGCTGCTCAAGCAGTCGTGGAGCAAGCCGCTGTTCGACAACCAAGATCTGGTGTTCGAGGTCTACCAGACCGCCGATTTCACATCGCCGATGAGCTTTGGGGTCTCGCTGTTCCTCTACCGGGTGAGCGTCAGCCGCGTGCAGCGCACGCCGCCCTCGCGGCCAGGCCCCGATGGCCGCCCGCGCCGCAGCCAGCTGCCGCTGGAGCTGCACATGCTGCTGACGCCATGGGCCACCGACGCCTCGCTGGCCCAGGAGATCCTGGGGTGGATGCTGCGCACGCTGGAGAGCACGCCGATCATCCCCTCGGGCATCCTCAACTCTTCCGCCGATGGCGTGTTCCACGCCGACGAGACGGTAGAGCTGATACCTAGCGAGCTGAGCAACGAGGAGCTGTTTCGGATCTGGGATGTGGTCGACGAGAAGTTTCATGTCTCGGTGCCGTATATCGCCCGCCTGGTGCGGATCGACTCGGAGATCGAAGAGAGCGACGGCGGGCCAGTGCTGCAGCGCGATCTGAACTTCGGAACATTGAGAGAGCCATGA
- a CDS encoding phage tail protein, whose amino-acid sequence MATERENPYSTFNFLVDLGTGDTGSIKAGFQEVSGLNIEVSSAEYRNGNEKVNHVRKINTMYKVGDITLKRGMIGALDLYQWITATRSGDQTVRRNITIQLRDEAGSNTVMTWRLTNARPIKYTAPSLNAKTGTDIAIEELVLSCEDLTIE is encoded by the coding sequence ATGGCAACCGAGCGCGAGAATCCCTATAGCACCTTCAATTTCCTGGTCGACCTGGGCACCGGCGACACCGGCAGCATCAAGGCGGGCTTCCAAGAGGTCTCGGGGCTGAATATCGAGGTGAGCAGCGCAGAGTACCGCAACGGCAACGAGAAAGTCAACCATGTGCGCAAGATCAACACCATGTACAAGGTTGGCGACATCACGCTGAAGCGCGGCATGATCGGCGCGCTGGATCTGTACCAGTGGATCACCGCCACCCGCAGCGGCGACCAGACCGTGCGGCGCAACATCACCATCCAGCTGCGCGACGAGGCGGGCAGCAACACCGTGATGACCTGGCGGCTCACCAATGCCCGCCCGATCAAGTACACCGCGCCATCGCTGAACGCCAAGACCGGCACCGATATCGCGATCGAAGAGCTAGTGCTCTCATGCGAGGATCTAACCATCGAATGA
- a CDS encoding phage tail sheath family protein: MSNSLRYNGRLPGVVVNTALPNEPAPLRLDVAGFVGFAERGPLDTPVALEDVAQYATVFGGDLPVAREGGTPIYAALPSAVRAFFDNGGRRCYAVRVAGATAARARLAVPGLAGLNAGQLAPASVEAAWAGRWGDRLALWTQLLAYPLRLIDAVAQLGGETLTINLDLPSISTIAPGDLLRLRYHGGALAYFSIDSVVAQQDLRTALTRVPVAASGSKATLWGFRQSVASLPAVTKVERLSEAGAATLVDGPAPLSTGAAGYTLGLPSDQAVRAGDLLRIRCADGQTLLFAVAQASEGRATCAEPVWQLESLPPPGELAGVELVRFAMRVREAERTRERYDALGFAAGVGGWRSILCDWPDRSPASAPLLPAGRSALLRGTATAAQRYLPIGMPALPGPDAFIGPHQLGDEGLASFSPQALFLDPALQGFGQRTLMAEAERLIYLSNPPARLRGLHSLIPVEEVAIVAIPDLAQRGWPATTLPPPVDPPPAAPPPAAPPDWSGFRDCAVPAPTSASPDEIVRAFYGYLLPISAGDQAPGLDESARLLLTAELRAQLEGIALPAAIGADEAGVGFSVSQPPCSTHGEASTALLGTLTLLSGVELHTEFTLLRQDERWAIAAMQSRLAVSSPSEAQRRMAQLPQLRPREEYLPDELASTHAAMIRLCAARGDMTAVLSLADFYGQREAAEWRDRLELEVGLPTAQPLSYAAAYHPWVRQTEPATPELAPLRATPPDGAVCGMIAARERERGVWVAPAGIALRGAVGLGPALSEAEAGSLFDMPTQINVLRQQPGRFVALSAHTLSAERIYWQLGVRRLLILLRKAALRRGQQYVFESNNQRFRQQVQGSFERMLARIAQQGALAAYQVLADSSINTPNDYDNGRFIIALKVAPVSPVEFITVTLLRSSEGLLAVEEN, translated from the coding sequence ATGAGCAACTCACTGCGCTACAACGGGCGTCTGCCCGGCGTGGTGGTCAACACCGCGCTCCCAAACGAGCCAGCGCCGCTGCGGCTGGATGTCGCCGGGTTCGTGGGCTTCGCCGAGCGCGGCCCGCTGGACACGCCCGTGGCGCTTGAGGACGTGGCCCAGTACGCGACGGTGTTCGGCGGCGATCTGCCCGTAGCCCGCGAGGGCGGCACGCCGATCTACGCCGCGCTGCCCTCGGCGGTGCGGGCCTTCTTCGACAACGGCGGGCGGCGCTGCTATGCCGTGCGCGTGGCCGGGGCTACGGCGGCCAGGGCGCGGCTGGCGGTGCCCGGCCTGGCGGGGCTAAACGCTGGCCAGCTGGCTCCCGCCAGCGTCGAGGCCGCCTGGGCGGGCCGCTGGGGCGACCGGCTGGCGCTGTGGACCCAGCTGCTGGCCTACCCGCTCAGGCTGATCGATGCGGTGGCGCAGCTCGGCGGCGAAACCCTAACGATAAACCTCGATCTACCTAGCATCAGCACCATCGCCCCAGGCGACCTGCTGCGCCTGCGCTACCACGGCGGCGCGCTGGCCTACTTCAGCATCGACAGCGTGGTAGCGCAGCAGGATCTGCGCACAGCCCTCACCAGGGTGCCGGTGGCGGCCAGCGGGTCGAAGGCCACGCTCTGGGGCTTTCGCCAGAGCGTGGCGAGCCTGCCCGCCGTCACCAAGGTCGAGCGGCTGAGCGAGGCGGGCGCGGCCACGCTGGTGGATGGGCCAGCCCCGCTGAGCACCGGGGCCGCTGGCTACACGCTTGGGCTGCCAAGCGACCAGGCGGTGCGGGCGGGCGACCTGCTGCGCATCCGCTGCGCAGATGGCCAGACGCTGCTATTTGCGGTAGCCCAGGCCAGCGAGGGCCGCGCGACATGCGCCGAGCCGGTGTGGCAGCTGGAAAGCCTGCCGCCGCCCGGCGAGCTGGCCGGGGTCGAGCTGGTGCGCTTCGCCATGCGCGTGCGCGAGGCCGAGCGCACCCGCGAGCGCTATGACGCGCTTGGGTTCGCCGCAGGCGTGGGCGGCTGGCGCAGCATCCTCTGCGACTGGCCCGACCGCAGCCCGGCCAGCGCGCCGCTGCTGCCAGCCGGGCGCTCGGCCCTGCTGCGGGGCACCGCCACGGCGGCGCAGCGCTACCTGCCGATCGGCATGCCCGCCCTGCCAGGGCCGGATGCCTTCATCGGGCCGCACCAGCTGGGCGACGAAGGGCTGGCCAGCTTCAGCCCGCAGGCGCTATTCCTCGACCCGGCCCTGCAGGGGTTCGGCCAGCGCACCCTGATGGCCGAGGCCGAGCGCCTGATCTACCTGAGCAACCCGCCCGCCCGCCTGCGCGGGCTGCACAGCCTCATCCCGGTGGAGGAGGTGGCCATCGTGGCCATCCCCGATCTGGCCCAGCGCGGCTGGCCCGCCACCACGCTGCCGCCGCCGGTCGACCCGCCGCCCGCCGCGCCACCGCCCGCCGCGCCGCCCGACTGGTCGGGGTTCCGCGACTGCGCGGTGCCTGCGCCCACATCCGCCAGCCCCGACGAGATCGTGCGGGCCTTCTACGGCTACCTGCTGCCGATCAGCGCGGGCGACCAGGCCCCAGGGCTGGATGAGAGCGCGCGGCTGCTGCTGACCGCCGAGCTGCGCGCCCAGCTGGAGGGCATCGCCCTGCCCGCCGCCATCGGCGCGGACGAGGCCGGGGTGGGCTTCAGCGTCAGCCAGCCGCCCTGCAGCACCCATGGGGAAGCAAGCACCGCACTGCTGGGCACGCTGACCCTGCTGAGCGGCGTCGAGCTGCACACCGAGTTCACGCTGCTGCGGCAGGATGAGCGCTGGGCGATCGCCGCCATGCAGAGCAGGCTGGCCGTCAGCAGCCCATCCGAGGCCCAGCGCCGCATGGCCCAGCTGCCCCAGCTGCGCCCGCGCGAGGAGTATCTGCCAGACGAGCTGGCCAGCACCCACGCGGCCATGATCCGGCTGTGCGCCGCCCGTGGCGATATGACCGCCGTGCTCAGCCTGGCCGACTTCTACGGCCAGCGCGAGGCCGCCGAGTGGCGCGACCGCCTAGAGCTGGAGGTGGGGCTGCCGACCGCGCAGCCGCTCAGCTATGCGGCGGCCTACCACCCCTGGGTGCGGCAGACCGAGCCAGCCACCCCCGAGCTTGCGCCGCTGCGCGCCACCCCGCCCGACGGCGCGGTCTGCGGCATGATCGCCGCCCGCGAGCGCGAGCGCGGCGTGTGGGTGGCCCCGGCGGGCATCGCGCTGCGCGGCGCGGTGGGCCTGGGGCCAGCGCTCAGCGAGGCCGAGGCCGGAAGCCTGTTCGACATGCCGACCCAGATCAACGTGCTGCGCCAGCAGCCGGGGCGGTTTGTGGCACTGAGCGCCCACACGCTCAGCGCCGAGCGGATCTACTGGCAGCTGGGCGTGCGGCGGCTGCTCATTCTGCTGCGCAAGGCGGCCCTGCGGCGCGGCCAGCAGTACGTGTTCGAGAGCAACAACCAGCGGTTTCGCCAGCAGGTGCAGGGCAGCTTCGAGCGCATGCTGGCGCGCATCGCCCAGCAGGGCGCGCTGGCCGCCTACCAGGTGCTCGCCGACAGCAGCATCAACACGCCCAACGATTATGACAATGGCCGCTTTATCATTGCCCTGAAGGTCGCGCCGGTCAGCCCGGTCGAGTTCATCACCGTCACCCTGCTGCGCTCAAGCGAGGGCCTGCTGGCCGTAGAGGAGAACTAG
- a CDS encoding phage tail protein, translating to MPNPALEATSPPFTTFRFEVVITAPGSGSPLCSAAFSECAGLEMNMEPKQITEGGNNIQQQHRIGPVKYGTLTLKRGMTANFDLWRWFTAASQPGRGSADCVVTMWDAQGAPQVSFVLSQCLPTSLHGPSLNAKNGEIAVEELRMIYTSMEVRPAGGDTIGFSFGGGAGFGISAGFSAGVSVGASVSGGVSLSGGVSASASLDLL from the coding sequence ATGCCGAACCCAGCCCTAGAGGCAACCTCGCCGCCGTTCACCACCTTCCGCTTCGAGGTGGTGATCACCGCACCAGGAAGCGGAAGCCCGCTCTGCAGCGCGGCATTTTCCGAGTGCGCTGGCCTAGAGATGAACATGGAGCCAAAGCAGATCACCGAGGGCGGCAATAACATCCAGCAGCAGCACCGCATCGGCCCGGTTAAGTATGGCACGCTTACACTCAAGCGCGGCATGACCGCCAACTTCGACCTGTGGCGCTGGTTCACCGCCGCCAGCCAGCCTGGCCGAGGCAGCGCCGACTGCGTGGTGACGATGTGGGACGCCCAGGGCGCGCCGCAGGTGAGCTTTGTGCTGAGCCAGTGCCTGCCCACCAGCCTGCACGGCCCCTCGCTCAACGCTAAAAATGGCGAGATCGCCGTCGAGGAGCTGCGCATGATCTACACCTCGATGGAGGTGCGGCCCGCTGGCGGCGACACGATTGGCTTCTCATTTGGCGGGGGCGCGGGCTTTGGCATCAGCGCGGGCTTCTCGGCGGGCGTCAGCGTGGGGGCCAGCGTCAGCGGTGGCGTGAGCCTGAGCGGCGGGGTCTCGGCCAGCGCCAGCCTCGATCTGCTGTAA
- a CDS encoding LysM peptidoglycan-binding domain-containing protein gives MGLVKAKLTPMSAAQPPQPRDADAIEAQFNPSTLSLSYNASGSAGTQNGASADPAQNQQVQRTTLTSSLRFDLVFDTTESGEDVRNTTMKIAALLRPSSEQSPIVRFSWGTFLFNGTLTSLSETIDYFSDQGVPLRSSVQLAMAGTELSGNTAAGSGFAAGVGFSAGVSAGFSAGASAGFSAGISAGASAGVSAGFSAGVGTTPLTLAQAGDSIQGIAARAGADWKAVASANGIDNPRQVAAGTVLDVNARASAKISSE, from the coding sequence ATGGGGCTTGTCAAAGCAAAACTCACACCGATGAGCGCCGCCCAGCCACCGCAGCCGCGCGACGCCGATGCGATCGAGGCCCAGTTCAACCCGTCCACGCTCTCGCTCTCGTACAACGCCTCGGGCAGCGCAGGCACGCAGAACGGGGCCAGCGCCGACCCGGCGCAGAACCAGCAGGTGCAGCGCACCACACTGACCTCAAGCCTGCGCTTCGACCTCGTGTTCGACACCACCGAGAGCGGCGAGGATGTGCGCAACACCACCATGAAGATCGCGGCGCTGCTGCGGCCATCGAGCGAGCAGTCGCCGATCGTGCGCTTCAGCTGGGGCACCTTTCTGTTCAACGGCACGCTCACCAGCCTCAGCGAGACGATTGATTATTTTTCCGACCAGGGCGTGCCGCTGCGGTCGTCGGTGCAGCTGGCCATGGCGGGCACCGAGCTGAGCGGCAACACCGCCGCCGGGTCCGGCTTTGCCGCAGGCGTGGGCTTCTCGGCGGGCGTCAGCGCGGGCTTCTCGGCAGGTGCCAGCGCGGGCTTCTCGGCGGGCATCAGCGCCGGGGCCTCGGCGGGCGTCAGCGCGGGCTTCTCGGCGGGCGTCGGCACCACGCCGCTCACGCTGGCCCAGGCGGGCGATAGCATCCAGGGCATCGCCGCGCGGGCCGGGGCCGACTGGAAGGCCGTGGCCAGCGCCAACGGGATCGATAACCCGCGCCAGGTAGCGGCGGGCACCGTTCTGGATGTGAACGCGCGCGCATCCGCCAAGATCAGCAGCGAATAG